Genomic segment of Strigops habroptila isolate Jane chromosome 12, bStrHab1.2.pri, whole genome shotgun sequence:
agggtgtCCCCGGCACAGCCAGGCCCTCTTCCAGCCACTCTTGGAGTGTACTGCGGTGCTCAGCGGGTGCCACAGTGCTGCACCAGCCGCATGTGCCCAGCACCATGGCCAGTGCTGCTTAGCAGCCGGCTGTGGGGGCCAAGCCGGATGCCCCTTACCCGGGCAGCCATGAGGAGGCTGCatgtccagcagcagcaggcaggggggAGGCGGGCAGGCAGCGCAGGGAAGGCAGCGGGTGCCGTCAGGACGCGGGGATGCAGGGGCTGGAGTAGCTGTGATCCCTCCCGGAGCCAAAGCTGGGCAGCAGGTCCCCACTGAACACTGTGCCATCCACCTCTATCTCAACATCCTCTGGGTACCGGGGGGAGGCCAGGTCAGGCTCCCAGCGGCCTCCCGTTCCTTACCCACCCTTGCTTCTCTCACTCACCTTCCTCGGATGCCTCCGAGAGCTGTGACGAGTCCAGGCTGTCAGCCCGTGCCCGTTCCCCGCCGGCAGGTGAGAGCAACCATTCCAGCCGCTGCTGCAGGCTCCGCTGCCGATTACGCAGCCGGTCTTTGGCCTTCCGtgccctcagctcctgctcctccagcctctgcGGGATGCGGTGAGCCGTGAGCACAGTTCTGAGCTGGGCAGCCCTGTCACTGCTCAGGGCCCTCCAGCCGGGGCCCAAAGCACAGGGCCCTGAGCAGCACCAGGGCCACCCCCTCACCTGAATGTGAAGCCGGGCTCGGTGCAAGAGGCTCAGTGTGGTGGGACGGGCCGGCCCTGCTCCCACGGGCACCTGCTGCTTCAGCCGCTCCAGGCAGCACCGGAGCTGGGCTCTCCTGCGGCCGGGGGGGATGATGATGCACTGGTCAACCCGGGCGGAGGGAGACACGGGGAGACACCCTGCCCCGCCAGCGCCCCCACACGCCCCGGTACCTGTGCTTCTCCAGCGCGTTGTGCACCGACCTGCGGGAGAACCCCCGAGGATGAGTCCCGGCGCTACCGGCCCTCACCACTCCCTTGTCCCCACCATCCCCAGCGCTCACCTGACGCTGCCCACGGCCCGGCGGGACCGCGCGGGGCAGAGCGAGGCGTACCCGTGCTCGGCCTCGGCCAGCCCCGGCGGGGAGCGCGCACCGTCCgcgccgcgctcccgccgctcCAGGAACTCCGCCGCCCGCAGCAGCACCTGGATGCTGGTGGCCGCCGGCTCCAtggcgggagggggggggcgcgggcgcggcgcggcgAGACGAGCGCTCATTGGCTGCTGCGCGCCCTGCGGCGGTGACGTGAGCGCGGCGGGGAAACAAATTCGGGCGGGAAAGCGGGTGCTTCAAATTTGAACCGGCGGGAGGGGCGGTGTGGGGCCACGCCCCCTGCGCCAGGCCACGCCTCTCTGCCGCTTGATCACGCCCCTTTACCGCCCGGCCACGCCCCCGAGGGTGCGCCCGCGCCCGGTCACGCGTTATTGTGCTCATGGGTCAGGTGGGGAGCGTGCGCCCCCGTGCGCACCCCACCGACCCTCCCAGCCCACTCGGGGCACCCCCGGCCCCCCGCAACTCCTCCCCCGCACCCACAGGTGTCCCCGCACCGGCTGCACCCACCCCACCGGGATCGGCCGTGTCCCAGCACTCAGCACCCATCCGGTGGTTTATCTCTTTATTAAGCCcatcaggcagcagcagcggggaggggaagaggagccaCCCGCACCCGTGGGCGAGAGCCAGCCTCCGTCACGACACGGCCTGGCACAGCCCAGTACAGCGCGGCACGGCCCCGGGGCACCCGCTGTCATGTGAGGGCTGTTTGCATCGTCTCAGGCCAGGCCCCGGGGTGAGGGAGACTCTGCCCTgggcccagcagcagccaaagttcacctgcaaaaaaaaacaccaccacaaagcACGTTTCCAGCCGGGGGCAGGCGCTTGGCGGCGGCCCCGGTGCATGGGGTGAGGCGAGCCTGCGCCCACCCCTGCCTGGGGTCCCGCTGCCGTGCATTGGGGGTCCTGCCACCATGCCCACCAGGCAATTGTGGTGTCATGGAGCTgcccagcagccccagagcagctctTTCCCCCTTCTGCGTCCTCCTGTGGATGTGGATCTGGTCGGGGGTCTCACCAGCTCCGGGGCGCAGGTGAGAGGTGTGTGGTGTAGCAGTGCGTGCACACGCGCACGGGTTTGGGCTGGCCGTAATGCGGCAGCGCTGCAGTGTGCGGCGAGCAGCGAGCACAGAAGATCTGCAGGGAGAGATCCAGAGTGGGGCTGAGTGGAGCTGGGCACCCATGGGCCCCCGTGCCCAGCCCGGCCCCCTCCTACCTTCCCGCAGCTGCGGCAGTGGTGCCGGCGGCGCAGCAGGGTGAAGGGCGAGCGGCAGGCAGAGCACTGGCTGCACGCGCTGTCCGGCACCCACTCGGGCCGGCAGTGGGTGCCTGCAGGGAAAACACATCCATGAAACCCGCAATCCCAGCCCCTATCACTGCCCCGGGATCATTCCCAGCCCCCTGCCTGGGTGTCCTGGAGCTGGCCCCAGGCAGGACATAGCAACTGTCCCTGTGTGCCTGGGACTGCCCAGGGCAGCCGGACCcccccaggcaggatggagcAGGATCAGCCCCAGCGACACACCCTGCCCCACGCCGTGCACCCTGTGCAGCCCTCACCTGCACTCTGGAGCCCAGCAGCCTCCgtggggctggagcacaagGGACAGTCGGCCAGGTGAGGAGCTTCTGCTGCACACAGGTCACTGTCTTCTTTGTCTGTGGGGACAAAGGCTGTGGTGGTCCCGCCAAAGAAGGGCTGGGCTCAGCCTCACGGGGCTGAGCATTGTGGCTGCATCATCCCCAtgcccagggctgcagcctggTCTCACCACAGGTGGGCAATGGGcagggcagagaggagctgtCCCTGTCCATCCTGTCCCTGGGGTTACTCACTGCTGGCACTTGGCTCCTCCGAGGGCTCTGCCTGTGAGGCCACGAtcttgaaaactgttttcaagaTGCTCCGCAGGTCACTGGCAAAGTTGGTCTGGAGCTGGTCGGCCACCCCTgcatggggaggaggggggtCAGGCTGCTGGGGGAGTCAAGGTGCTGGGTGGGGGTCAGAGGTCTGGGGGATGGCAAGGGGGTCACTCACCCGAGATGCAGACGAAGAGGGTGTGCAGCATGTCCTTGGTGCTGCTGTAGCGGGAACGCAGCTCTGAGTAGCGGACACCTGGGGTGGCACtgagccccatccctggggactGGGGGCTGCACAGGGGAGAGGTGACGGTTACCCCAGGGGTGGCGTGAAAAGCCCCTGTCCCAGTGGGCAGGGATCGGCCACCTTGGCCCCGCTCCCTCCCTGCCACACACCTCCACCACCAATCGGTGCCCAGGTTGTCCACTGCGCCGGGGGGTTCCAGCCGTGTCGTGCAGGCAGGGGGTGATAGGGTGGCACTGGGGACATCCAGGAGAGCCCATGGAGCAGGGGGGTCTGCTCGGGGCACAGCTGCCCCCCAAGCTGGGGGGGTGGCTGGACTGCAGAGATATTCCTGCTCAGCTGTGCACAGGCTCCTCTCCAGGAGGCAGAGCTCCTCTACCGACAGCACCTGTAGCAGGTCCCTGTGGTGAGAGAATGGCATTAGCTCTATGTCACAGCCCCGCTGCTGCCCCCCCATCACACCCCACCATGTACCTGATCTTCTTCAGGAGGTTGTAGAAGGGGCTGAAGACCTGGGACATCTGCTCAGGGCTCCGCTCCAGGCTGAGGGGACCATCGGGATAGATGAGAAGGCCACTGCAAGGGGACAGAACCCAGCTCACATCAGGGGGATTGCCCAGTACCCCAACTCCCCAGagggagaagggcagggagCACCCAGCCTCCCCTGGTCACCCCCTTCTGCAGGGGCTGCACCCACCTGATAATGGCCAGGCGAGGGATGGTGAACATCAGCAGTGGTTCGTAGCCATCGATCATCTCCTGGGTCAGGTAGCCCAGGCGCAGGGCTCTGGGGCAGACATGCTTACAGTGAGGCCAAGTCCCAGGACAGtgccccatccccagggctAGGGTCCCTGCCACCCCCTGCCTGGCACGGGGTGCCCCTCACCTCTCCACTGTCTCACAGAAGAGCACAATGATCTCCTGCTGCCTGTAGATCTCCTCGGGAGACTTCACCGCCACCAGTGAGGACACGTAACTGGAGAGATGGGGGACCATGAGGCTCCTCCAGCCTCGGCACTGCCCCCCCACCACAGCACCCCAACCCTGGCCCCCACCTCAGCTCAAACTCTGCGAAGAGCCGGTCAAACTGCACGAGCACAGCCCGGACGGGCTCTGGGTAGGAACCGGGCTGGCTCAGGCTCTGTTCCCGCAGCACTGTCCGCAccagctccaggctgcacagcagGTTCCTGGCCTGGGGCCGCAGATGAGCCCCATCCGCCTCCTCCACCTCCAGGAAGGTCCCAGCCAGGAGACACTGCTGGGACCAGGGGCCGTCAGAAGCCAGCACCTGGGACAGCACAGCCCCTGCACCTAGGGtcagcacccaggggtgccccATTCAGCCTGGGGAAGCTGGACCCCAGCGCCCGCCCCAGGACAGCATCCCCGGGCTCACCTCAGCAGCAAACAGCATGTGGTTCCCCAGATTGTCCACTAAGAGCTCCTCGGGGAACTTGACCAGGTAGTCACGGCTGTGCCGCTGCGTGGGGATGCACTCCTCCATGATCCGCTCCAGCACGGACAGCAGGTGAGCCTGGGGAGCGCAGGGATGTCACCCGCAGCCACCCGTGGGGATTGGGGTCACAGCGGGGCCCAGGCTGCCCCTGTACCTGGCTGAGGTGGAGCTGGTTGAGGAGCACCAGGTACTGCTGCGGGTCCAGCTCGGCATCCAGCCCATTGATCTCGGCCACCACCCGCGTCACCCTCTCGTCAGCAAAAAAGAACTGGGAGAGCAGCCGGGGGTCGGAGCGCTGCAGGGAGAACAGAAGGCGCTGGGCCGGGGGCACATCAAACCCCCCGTGCCCGCGGGAGGGGGGGTTCTGCCGGGGTTTGCCCCCGTGCGGCAGCCCCAGGACCACAGTACACGGGACCCCGACGGCGGCTCCGTCTGGGCCGAGCTGTACCGGGGGCCCCGGCCGAGCCCTCCCGGGGAGCGCCGCCCTCCCCACCCacccgtgcctcagtttccccagggcagagcaggatgaACAAGCTCGGCCGCATCCCGGCAGCGTGGGCACGGATCCGAGCGCGGCTGTAAACACCGGCTCAGGTGAAAGGTCCGCGGGGAgcccggcggggagcgggcAGCCCAGAGGGACACTCCTCACCCCATCGCTCCCGCACACCCCCGAAGGGCCGCCGGGATGGAGGGGAAAGGGTGGGGGGGACCTCCTTGCCCCGGGAGAGGGCGGCGCCGGGACGGGCGCTGAGCTTCCCGGTTCTGCCCGCTGCCGCCCGCACCTCCCGCCGCACCTCCAGACCCGAGGCCGGGCACCGCTTCGCCCTCCCGCTCCGCCCCGGGGGGGTCCCCACCTCCGCCGCTCTCCTCCCGCCCCCCTTCCCCGCGCCCGGTGCCGGCAGAGCCCCCGGGCAGCGCCgacggggcggggggcggccccGGTGCGACCCCCCCGCGCTCACCTTGGGCCGGCGGAGCCagcggcggagcgcggcgggcAGCATGGCGCGCCCCGCAGCTCTTGCCGCCGCCCGGCTCCCCGCGCCCGCCGCTcgccggcggggcgggccggcACCGGGCACCGCCCGGGGGCGGACCGGGGCGCGGTGTCCACCCAGCCCCGGCACCGGGACGACCCGGCGGACCGGCCCCCACCGCGCCCCGTCCGGCCCGCGGCGGGACCCGGAGCTTTCCCGCCGCTCGACGGGCCGGTTCCCCCGTAGGGCGGGAAGGGTGCCCCCGCCGGCTGCCCCGGTGTCGGTTGCTGGCTCCGATTCCCGACTGCAACCCTCAGGCTCCCGGGTCTCCTCAGTTCCCTGGCTCTTCCCTCCCAGTTCCCCTGTCCCCGCAGCCCCCGAGCCCAGCCTTCCAGAGACCGGGACACCGCAGAGATCCAGCCCTGCAACCCCCCAGTCCCGAGCATCCCCAGGCTGCTGGGGGCACTCGCAGGCATCGGCCCGCTCTCTGCTGCAtggctgtgcagggagggggGTGCCGAGTGGGTTGTTGCAGTGGGAGGGAGGCAAAGCAGCCCCCTAGTGGGAGCAGAAGGGGCCGAGTGGTCACGGAGGGGTCCCAAGGGGTGCTCGGGGTGCTGGGCATAGCAAAATGCCCCGGTTGTGCCAGAGGAGGCTGCTCCTGCGCCACAACAGTCCTGACACTGCTGCCCACAGGATGTGGGTGCCGATAATTCAGGTGGCTGAAAGCCTAATTGGGTGGATTCACGGGTAAAAAATCCACCGAGGACGATTGAATAAACACGGTGGCACCACCTTGGCTTGAGGAAGTCCCTGAGTCACGGCGGCCCTGTGGCACCCAGGCTGAGCCAGCTGTGGGTGCACAGCGAGCCTGGAGCCCTGCCTGTCCCACTGCTGTTGGCAGTGCCACGGCTTTTCTGGGGGGCACGGTGGGCTTTCCTCAGCGGCCAAGTGCTCCACATGTCCCCGTGTTACCAGCACTGCGCTCTGCCCCACCACTGCACCTCTGGTCACAGAAGGTGCAGTATGGAGCGAGGTGCAGCCTCATGCAGACCCATGCCACGATGGGGGGTTCTGATGTGATGCATGGCCCCGAGGCTGGCAGGGAGGTGAGGGGCTGAGTTGGTCCCTAGCTCTTTTTGGAGTCCACCCTGGGGGGCCAGACCCCCGGGCAGCCTGGGAtcaggaagcagaggaaagtGGGCGCAGTGAGCATGGTGCAGCATGGTGCTGCATGGCACTGTATGGTTGTATGGCACTGCACAGGGGAAACCCTGTGCTGAGACCAGGCCATAGCGTGCACCATGCAGGGCTTGCTCTGCCTGGATGGGGTCACAGAATTCCAAGGATGCCATGGCACTTAGCACAGCCAGGAGCACCCAAGGTACCAGGAGAGCAGCGTTACACAGGGATGGGATGCAGAGGAAACCCACACGTATGTCATGGGGTTTTCCCGCAGTGGGAAGGTCGGGGCAGTGGGCAGTGTGCTGCTCATCCGCACTGCGCCAACGGGACCAGTTTGACAGAATTGGGGTGCGGAGGAGCTGCAAACGCACATCACTGTGTGGGGCTGagaatgctgcagtgctgggatgggTACCGAGAGCGCTCTGTCACACGAGGAcgcagagcagaggggctggaCCCCACACGTGCATTGTGTGGTactgcagcagtgggaaggcCGGGGCACGGGGTAGTGTGCTGCCCATCCTCAGCGGGGTACCGCTGTGCCGGGGTACAGCGCAGCGGCGTGTGGGGCTGGGACGCCCCGAAGGCACCGGCGCTTTTTAGGACCCGGGGGAGCGTGAAGGGGGAAGCGGAGCCGCCGCCACCGCAGCACCCCCGCTAGGGAGCGCGCTGCCGCCGTCGCTGCCCTCTCGCAAGATGGCGGCCGCGGCTTCACCTCGCCGggcctcccccctccctccttccccccgGGCAGGGGCCGGACGGGCCGCGCCGCCATATTGGCTGTTGTCCTGGctgcggcgggcggcgggccgCGCTCGCCATGACTCGCAGGCGGAACaaggcggcggcagcggcggcgggtgGCGGCTCCGGGCCTCGCCGTGAGAGGCTGGGGGGTTCCGACGCCGgtcctcctccccctcctccgccaccgccgccgccaccgGAACCGCCCGCCCTGCCTGaggtggtggtggcggcgggGAGCAGCGGGGAGCCGGGCAGAGCCACCGCTCAGGTACCGGGCTGGGTCCTGCGGGGCTGTCTTGGAGGGGGGTTCAGTGGGTGAATGGGGAATGGGGCAGGACCCGGGGGTTGGGCCAGAGCCGAgccccccccactccccctccccgagcccagccccatccctgcacgACCCCGGCCTCGGAGCATCCCTGAGGCACCACTACCCTTGAGGCTCTGGTGCCTCCCACCTCCGTCCTCCCGGTTTTGGAGGGTCCTCTGCACCCTcgggggtggtggtgggggagcCCCGGTGGAGCCACGCTGTCGGGTGCACCTTTGGCGGGGGGCAGGCTGAGGTGGGTGGGGAAGGTGGGAGGAAGGTGAagcccaagtccttctccggAGGGACTGGCTGCCTTGGGATGCGGGAGCCACTTTGTGCAGCATCCTGGGGCACgcatggggctgggctgggtgtgCGGGCAGGGCCCGacctgggctgggctgggtggtGGAGCCAGGTCGTGGCCGTGCGTTCTGGatgtgctgagctgcagtgggACCTTGGGGTGCCTCTGGCAGATGTCTGGAGTGCTGGGGGCTCCCACTGATGCTCATCTCTCCCAGCAGTTAGGGAAAGCTGAGCTCAGCCTTTCCTGGGGAGGGTGAATCAGCCAGGAAACCTGTCCCCCACCACTGCATGCTGCTCCCACTGACACGAGCAGCAGCGCTCTGCAGCATGAGAGGAGAGGGCTCTTCTGTGTGCCCCTTACTCCGTCCCTGCACGCAGCGAGGTCTCGCAGGTCTGCTCGGGAGACCCTTGTGCgctggggagggcagagccCTGTGCTCGGGCGGCGTGGCCGTGCTTCAGGGGGTGTTCCCACCGCTGCTTCCTGCGGGAGGATCCagccctgcccgtggcaggtgGCTGAGCATCTGCCGAGCAGGCTGCGGGCTCTCCCGCACCTCTCGCTGCCcggctgcagctgcctgctccgGGCCGTGGCAGGGAGCCGGGGGGTGGGCCCCGGGCCCGGATGCGCTGGGCGGGTTGGGGAGCGCCGCGCTCTCAGCCGCCGTGCGCTGTGTGTGCTCCCGCTGAGACACGGGGTGGCCCTGGGAGCCCCCTCCTCCCTGCGGGTGGGCAAAGGGAGCTGTGccccccctctgctctgcttggcCTCTGACCTTTGCTTCACCTTGAGCCTGGGAGACGCCATCTGTTTCGCAGCAGCGGTTCAATGTGCAGCTCATTGTCGTGGGGCCCTGCTGCGGCGGCAGACAATGGGGGCCCCCTCGCCCGTGCCACGCCGGGCTCGTCACGGCTGTCAGGCCTCCGGCGAGCCTGCGGGCTGTGTCccggctcctgctgcagccccaacCTGGCTGCCCAGTGTAGGGAGAGTGCCGGGGGCTGCACCCACCGTCGTGCGTCTGCCGCCGGCTGCGCAGAACaaagaggcaggagggagggccTGGGGCTCTTCGGTAATGCGGTGGGGGGTCTGTGATGGGCAAGGAGGGAGGGTTGTGGCTGCCAGAGCCCTCTCATATCCCTGTGTGGTGATTTCTGTGGGTCTTGCTTTGCTCTGGGAGTCCCCTCAGTCCCGCTGTACCAGCTGTGATGGTGGGAGTTGCTAGGGGCCTCCCAGCCTTGCTTGGTGGTGGGGCTGGTACTTTAGCATAGTGTGATCTTCCCAAGGGTCCAAAATGCTCCAGGCTGGCACATggcaggctggcagcagctgggcaGCCCGAGGCTGCTCTCCTCCAGTGGGAGAAGGTGCAGTTCCACATGTAGCCTACAAGAAATTCTCTGGTTTGGTGTCAGCATCCTGAGGTCTCATTTGCTGCCTCATCTGCCCTGCACCTGCGCCGACCTGCGGCCCTGCCGTGCGGTGGATCATGCCTGGGGTGACTCATGGTCTGTGTGTCCTTCTGCAGGTGCTGCCCACCACCAACCAGTCGGTGCAGACGTGCTGCTTGCTCTGTCACCGGGAGCGCAAGGACTGGGGAGGGCCGTCCCACAATGGGCTGGTTTCCCCAGGCGAGAGGCTGCCACCGGACTTCGTGCCAACGCTTGTGCAGAACCTCCTGGGAGAAATGCCACTGTGGAtctgccagagctgcaggaagagcGTGGAGGAGGAAGAGCGGCGGGCGGTGCAGGAGCAGGCCCTGGCGGTGAGCGGGGTTGGAAAGGGGGGACCGCAGTGCTGACCACCCCATGGTGCGGGCTGGGTTTGCCGGTCCCCTCCCCACTCAGAGCTGAGCGCCTCAGATGTCCCTGCACCACGCTGCACGCCCCAGGGCTGCCGTTGCTGGCTCCCTGGGGAGAGTCTGCCATGGAGGCTTATCTGGCAGCCTGTGTTGGGTTGGAGCTGTCTGCCTGGAGAGGTGCTGCTCTGTCAGCCCTGCTCCCATGTGCATTGTGCCATGTCCCCCTGGCCCCAAAGCTGTCTCCTTGGAGTGGCAGCATGTGCCAGAGCAAGTGCCTGCCTGTGCGTGCATGGAGCTCAGGGGAAGAGAAGCTCCCtccttcttggttttatttgccCTTGGTCTGGTTTGAGGGTGGACACAGCAGGCGTGTGGCCCTTGGCATGgcatggctgtgctggtgggggCCCTGGGAGCCAGGCTGTGATGCTGTTGGGCAGATGGGCTGTTTGCCACCCCCAAGACCATGACAGGAGCGGTTCCTGCATGCTGAGCCCCTGCCTTGAGGCAGTAGAGGGGGTCTTGGTGCCTATGCCCTGGGGCCAAGGGCTTCCCCTCCCAGTCCACTGCTGCTTCactctgtgttttccttgccAGG
This window contains:
- the LOC115615731 gene encoding lateral signaling target protein 2 homolog isoform X2, coding for MLPAALRRWLRRPKRSDPRLLSQFFFADERVTRVVAEINGLDAELDPQQYLVLLNQLHLSQAHLLSVLERIMEECIPTQRHSRDYLVKFPEELLVDNLGNHMLFAAECLLAGTFLEVEEADGAHLRPQARNLLCSLELVRTVLREQSLSQPGSYPEPVRAVLVQFDRLFAEFELSYVSSLVAVKSPEEIYRQQEIIVLFCETVERALRLGYLTQEMIDGYEPLLMFTIPRLAIISGLLIYPDGPLSLERSPEQMSQVFSPFYNLLKKIRDLLQVLSVEELCLLERSLCTAEQEYLCSPATPPAWGAAVPRADPPAPWALLDVPSATLSPPACTTRLEPPGAVDNLGTDWWWSPQSPGMGLSATPGVRYSELRSRYSSTKDMLHTLFVCISGVADQLQTNFASDLRSILKTVFKIVASQAEPSEEPSASNKEDSDLCAAEAPHLADCPLCSSPTEAAGLQSAGTHCRPEWVPDSACSQCSACRSPFTLLRRRHHCRSCGKIFCARCSPHTAALPHYGQPKPVRVCTHCYTTHLSPAPRSW
- the MXD3 gene encoding max dimerization protein 3; its protein translation is MEPAATSIQVLLRAAEFLERRERGADGARSPPGLAEAEHGYASLCPARSRRAVGSVRSVHNALEKHRRAQLRCCLERLKQQVPVGAGPARPTTLSLLHRARLHIQRLEEQELRARKAKDRLRNRQRSLQQRLEWLLSPAGGERARADSLDSSQLSEASEEEDVEIEVDGTVFSGDLLPSFGSGRDHSYSSPCIPAS
- the LOC115615731 gene encoding lateral signaling target protein 2 homolog isoform X1, with protein sequence MLPAALRRWLRRPKRSDPRLLSQFFFADERVTRVVAEINGLDAELDPQQYLVLLNQLHLSQAHLLSVLERIMEECIPTQRHSRDYLVKFPEELLVDNLGNHMLFAAEQCLLAGTFLEVEEADGAHLRPQARNLLCSLELVRTVLREQSLSQPGSYPEPVRAVLVQFDRLFAEFELSYVSSLVAVKSPEEIYRQQEIIVLFCETVERALRLGYLTQEMIDGYEPLLMFTIPRLAIISGLLIYPDGPLSLERSPEQMSQVFSPFYNLLKKIRDLLQVLSVEELCLLERSLCTAEQEYLCSPATPPAWGAAVPRADPPAPWALLDVPSATLSPPACTTRLEPPGAVDNLGTDWWWSPQSPGMGLSATPGVRYSELRSRYSSTKDMLHTLFVCISGVADQLQTNFASDLRSILKTVFKIVASQAEPSEEPSASNKEDSDLCAAEAPHLADCPLCSSPTEAAGLQSAGTHCRPEWVPDSACSQCSACRSPFTLLRRRHHCRSCGKIFCARCSPHTAALPHYGQPKPVRVCTHCYTTHLSPAPRSW